AAGGTGATCTGGAAAGGGGAACCGCCGGTCGTGCCTAAACTGCCTGCGATATTTGGGAAAGTTGAGAAACATATTCCGCCGTTTAATCCCTTTTTCCCCAGGATTGACGAGAAGACGAAGGGACTTGCCAATGCAGTGGTCTCCATAGACCTCAGCGAGAGAGGGCGACCCGAACTGCAACCGAAGAATTTGACATTAATCGCCGAGCCGAATCGTTTTTATTTTGAGCCGGGCCGGCAGCCGATTGTCGCCACAACGCTCGGTTCGGAACTGGAAATGAAGTCGGTCTCCGATAAACCTTCGATCATCACCGCCCGCGGAGCGGCCTTCTACTCCCTGACGTTCCCTACGCCGGAAACCGTCCATCGCAAGAAGCTCGAGCAGGCCGGGCAAGTCAACTTCTACAATTCCGGCGGGGAGTTCTCCCAGCGTTACTGCTGGGCCGGCTGCCGGGCGTATGTCTTTGATCATCCTTGGTTTGCAGTCACCGACGATCAGGGCAATTTTGAAATCAAAAACATTCCCCTCGGTAAACATGAAATCGTGGTGGATGTGGCCGATTACCGGATGGAAAAATACGAACAGGATCCGGATACGCAACTGATCACCCGCATTCTCTACAAGTCTCCCGTGCAAAAGTTGACGAAGATCTCGGTGAACAGAAATCAGGAAGTGCAG
The genomic region above belongs to Telmatocola sphagniphila and contains:
- a CDS encoding peptidase associated/transthyretin-like domain-containing protein, with the protein product MKPIWLASLSFLLVCGCDRPLAVVAPAQTSGKTQISTFLPDDMSNSPRFSVRGKVIWKGEPPVVPKLPAIFGKVEKHIPPFNPFFPRIDEKTKGLANAVVSIDLSERGRPELQPKNLTLIAEPNRFYFEPGRQPIVATTLGSELEMKSVSDKPSIITARGAAFYSLTFPTPETVHRKKLEQAGQVNFYNSGGEFSQRYCWAGCRAYVFDHPWFAVTDDQGNFEIKNIPLGKHEIVVDVADYRMEKYEQDPDTQLITRILYKSPVQKLTKISVNRNQEVQFEVGNGDFR